A window of the Vespa velutina chromosome 7, iVesVel2.1, whole genome shotgun sequence genome harbors these coding sequences:
- the LOC124950294 gene encoding tetra-peptide repeat homeobox protein 1-like, with amino-acid sequence MRILVICLFLATAVLAGKKHDKRGLLLGDSVGYSNGIGLGGYATGGLKSGLYSSGLSSGVIGYGLDSGLGSGFSLNGGSSGGVILGARPERITGVTVHREVQVPVPVPHPVPVEITRTVPVPHPVPVRVDRPYPVPVPHPVPVEVTRHVPVKVDRPYPVPVPQPVEIRVPQPVPVPVPHPVPVPVSVGPSISLSSTGAGSFSSGFSSGLSTGFSSGYSDLGSSLASGLSSGIDVSIGHGYSSNGGGSISGGDAGYSYPVPSKKW; translated from the exons ATGAGGATCTTAGTT ATTTGTCTCTTCTTAGCCACGGCCGTATTAGCCGGGAAGAAACATGACAAACGTGGTTTGCTTTTAGGAGACTCCGTTGGTTATTCAAACGGAATTGGTTTGGGTGGTTACGCCACTGGTGGATTAAAATCTGGTTTATATTCCAGTGGATTGAGTTCTGGAGTTATCGGTTATGGTCTCGATTCCGGACTTGGTTCAGGATTCTCGTTAAATGGAGGTAGTTCAGGAGGTGTGATATTAGGAGCCAGACCTGAACGTATAACCGGCGTCACAGTTCATCGTGAAGTCCAAGTTCCTGTTCCAGTGCCGCATCCTGTACCGGTCGAAATAACAAGAACTGTACCAGTACCTCATCCCGTTCCAGTTAGAGTTGATCGTCCTTATCCAGTACCAGTGCCCCATCCAGTTCCAGTCGAAGTTACTCGTCATGTACCCGTTAAGGTTGACCGTCCTTATCCTGTACCAGTACCTCAACCAGTCGAAATCCGTGTACCTCAACCTGTACCTGTTCCAGTTCCCCACCCAGTACCAGTTCCTGTCTCAGTTGGCCCATCGATTTCGTTAAGTTCTACAGGAGCTGGTAGCTTTTCAAGCGGATTTTCAAGCGGACTATCGACTGGATTTTCAAGTGGTTACTCCGATCTTGGATCTAGTTTGGCCAGTGGACTTAGTTCTGGAATAGATGTCAGCATTGGTCATGGATATTCTTCTAACGGCGGTGGATCGATTAGCGGAGGAGACGCTGGATATTCTTATCCTGTTCCATCGAAGAAATGGTGA